DNA sequence from the Lycium barbarum isolate Lr01 chromosome 5, ASM1917538v2, whole genome shotgun sequence genome:
attaaattggataTTTAGGTTAATTataaagggtaatttagtaatTTAACTTTTGGCTAAAGGGTTTcccacttttaatataatatagaagatatagatatagatttatTCATTCTGTGTCTTTGTGTGTAGAAGAACTAAGGTGCATAAGATCGAGGCGAAAAAATGAGCTATGAGGAACTAAAATGGACGAAGAACGAAAGAAGATCAACCGCGAGCGCCATTTCCAGCACTTGGATTTCAAACAGGAGCCCAAGCACTGCAGTAGAAAAGGGGAAACTGCTAGCGCTCTAAGTAGCACCTCGCACCCAGTATAGAGCACAACACATAGGGGAAGAATTGAGGGTTCATATCCATCGCTTTGAGCAGCGCTGACGCCCAAAAAGGCACCCGAATCATAACGCCATTTATGGCGACTAGCACCTAAAAAGTGGCTCAAGATGTATTAATGTTTCGTCCTGAGTAATTTTTCACCATACAAAAAGACTTGTAACCTGAACTTGAGGGGGAGTCGAGCAGTTTTGTAGGCACGAAGAAGGGTAGAGCGTCTTACGATCGAGCACGGAGTCACTGAGTTTTCCTTTCGTTCATCTGTTATTGTAATTGTTGAAGAAAAGAATACACAAACCAGTTAAGAGTAGAAGAATCTTTTCCTACTCTTTCACATAATTAGTTAAAGCTGTTGAGAGCAATTAGTTATTCTGACTGTTTTCCAGAAATGAGCTCACTATAAAGATTAGCTGGTTAAGATCTTACTTAGTGTATTGTATATATAGTTGCTCACACATTGTATTATACAGATCATTGATTCACAATCATATTGACTACAATTCATTACATAGTTCTTatctcctcctcctcttcttcttcttcttctcagtTTCTTCTAACTGTCATCTTCTTCTTATTCTTGTTGAACTCAGTTATGGATTTATAAATaattacatggtatcagagcgtaTGATTAATCACTAATCAATCATTAGTTTAGATAAATGATCTACAACTATCTCAAGATTCCGCTAAGAGATAGTCATTTCTGGTGTTCgtatattcttggtatattctgTATATAGAATTCTTGCTTCAATAACTATTAATTTTCAAAGTTCAAAATGACAAACAACAACAATGTCAATGTCAATATCTCATCTGGTGTGGCCGCTACAATGGCTGCAGGCTAGGGTCCGACTGAAAACAACACAAACTCACAAGGTGGAGCAACTAAGACACTCGAGCATAACCACCCTCTCTTCTTGAGCAATGCTGATGTAAGTGGTATCTCTCTAATTTCATTTCAACTGGTTAGATCTGAAAACTACTCTGTGTGGTTTAGTTCTATAAGGTTAGCCTTGTTAGGGAGAAATAAACTAGGATTGGTAGACGGaaaatggaagaaagaaatgtttGGAGAGGATTTATGGGAATAATGGGAGAGGGTCAATGCAATTGTGTTGTCTTGGTTAGTAAACTCTATTTCAAGCAATATGTTGAGTGAAATTGTGTATGCTACTAATGCTTACAATGTGTGGGAAGATTTGAAAGAAATATTTGACAAAGTTAATGGTTCAAGAACCTATAACCTACATAGAGAAATTGCAACTCTTACCCAAGGAACCAGTTCTGTTGCAACTAACTTCACTAAACTAAAGGGTTTTTGGAATGAATTTGAGTCACTAGTCCCTTTTCCTGGTTGCAATTGTGAAAAATCTAGGGATTTCTCTTCAGAGACAAAAATTGTATCAATTTCTGATGGGCTTGAATGAAACATATCAACAAGCAAGAAGCCAGATCTTTCTCATGTCTCCATTACCTTCAGCTGGTCAGGCTTATGCCATGATCATAAATGATGAGGGACAGAAATCTAGTGCATCTACTTCTTCTAGTTTACTAGGTGCTGCACCTTCTAGTAGTGTAGTTAATTCTAGTCACTATGTTTGTTCTACTAACCCGTATAACAATACAACTTTATACTCTAGAAGTACTAGTAATCAGAAGTTCAAAAAAGATTACAATCTACAGTGTGAATTTTGCAAAATGAAAGGACATTCCAAAGAAACTTGCTATAAGATAGTTGGTTACCCTCCTAGTTTCAATAAAAGGAAGTTAGGACAAGCAAGTGGAAATTCTGGTGCATACAATGTGATTGCTGAGAATACAAAGTCTAGTCATGGTCATGGGAACAATGGTATGAATTAGGGTATGAAAACCAAATCACTGTTAATGTCGCAGAGTTATATCAAATTGTTATGCAACAGGTGAATAATAGTGGAAAATTGGCTCAACTATACAATGTCAATCAGTCCAACCATCCTGGTACTTGTGTGTTCACCAAAGATCACTATGAGCAGATCCTACAAATGCTAAACAAAGGCAGCAACTATTTCTCAGCCAGTGCCAACATGACAGGATCAGATGACATGATAGGTAACACAAAGGGTAAGCATGTTGGTAAGGCATTTATAGCAACTGATGGCAAAAGATATTGGATTATAGGTATAGGAGCTACTAACCACTTGGTGTTTAGTCTAGATATGCTAAATACTGTAACTAAAAGAGATAAACCAAAAAGTGTGTTTCTTCCTAATATTGATATTTCTAATGTTACTCATGTTGGTACAAGTTCTATCTCACCTAGAAGTACTTTAAATAATGAGCTGCAAGAGAATTAAATTTTGCTATTATATTTTATCCTGACTTTTGCATATTTCGGGATCTCTTAAGTGGGAAGGTGAAGGAGATTGGTAAACATGAAGATGGAATCTATCTCCTAACTCAATCTGctgagaatcaaactcaaggagTGATACTATCTGCTAAAACTGCTGAAGTTACTGAGTCTAGTCAAATTGATATCAAACTATGGCATAAGATATTCGGGCATATATCAACCCATGTACTTAGAAAATTACTGTCCAGTATTGTAGGaaaaatatcaaaaataattGACAGGTGCCCTGTATGTCCTAGTGCTAAATAAATTAGATTTCCTTTTCTTACAAGTAGCATTAAAAGTACTGATTGTTTTACATATTGCATAGAGATATATGGGGTCCTTACAAAACTCCCACCATTGATGGATTTAGATATTTTCTTACAATAGTAGATGATTACTCAAGAATGACTTGGATTTATCTGCTAAAGCTTAAATCAGATGTATGTGTCACTCTCAAACACTTCTTAGCCTATGTAAACACACAGTTCAACAAAATTGTTAAAATATGTAGAACTGACAATGGAACTGAGTTTTTTAATGACATATCCAATAACATGTTCAAAAATGCTGGCATAATACATCAAAGGTCATGTGCTTATTCCCCTCAGCAAAATGGAGTAGCTGAGAGAAAGCATAGACATATTTTAGAAATCACTAGAGTACTTAGATTCCAACTTCATATACCTATGAAATTCTGGGGACATTGTGTATTAACTGCAGTTTATATCATAAACAGTCTTCCATCTTCAGTGATAGTTGTCTCACCTTATGAAAGATTGTATAAAAGAAAACCATCTTTAAATCACTTCAGGATTCTAGGATGTCTATGCTATGCTAATATTGTAAATCAGACTGACAAATTAAAGTCTAGAACTAGACCTGCAGTGTTTATGGGATATTCAGAGGTCCAAAAAGGGTACATATTGTATGATCTCCAAACTAACTCTTTTTTTGTGAATAGGGATGTCATATTCAAAGAGTCTGAATTACCATTCAAACTTGCTACAAACAGTGATTCTCCTATATTTACACCAATAGACTATACTTATGATACAGATATTGGTGAAACATTGATCAACACTAACATTCGTATTGGGAACTACACAGGTCCTAGTACAAGTACTGAATCTGGTTCAGACAGACAAATAGCAAATCTTGAAAATGCTGATCAAGGAGATCAAATAGATCAAATGGTACCTATTCCTGTACCTGATGTCATGGATGAACCTCCACATGAACAACATGTTCAACCAACTCAATCACAAGGATAACAATCTCAATAAGAGCATCCACTAGAGGTAAACAACCACCTAAATGGACTAAGGACTTTGTGTCCTTGACTGCACTACATCAGGATACTCCTTACTCTATTTCAAATTATGTATCATACGAGAATTTATCTCAAAAATACAAATGTTACTTATCTACCTTGTCTTGTGAAACAGTTTTAAAAAACTATGCAGAAGCAATAAAGGATCCTAGATGGATAGAAGCAATGCAAGCTGAGATTGATGCTTTACAAAGTAACAACACTTGGAGCATTTTCAGTTTGCGTGAAGGAAAGAAACCTATAGGCTGCAAATGGATCTACAAGATCAAGTATATAGCTTTTGGTGAAATAAATAGATTCAAGGCAAGATTAGTTACCAAAGGATATAGTGAACAAGAGAGGATTGATTATCAAGAAACATTCTCCCCTGTGGTAAAATTGGTAACAGTAAGAATAGTATTGTCCATTGCAGCATCACAACATTGGCACATCTATCAAATTGATGTGTACAATGCCTTCCTTCAAGGTGATTTACATGATGAGATCTACATACAACTGCCTCAAGGATTTGTTAGCCAGAGAGAGTCTAAACCTGTATGCAGGTAATCAAATCCTTATATGTTTTGAAACAAGCACCAAGGTGGTGGAATGCTAAACTAAAAGAAGCATTGTTGAAGCTGGAATTTGTTCAATCACAATATGATCACTTTTTGTTTACTAGAAGGACAGATAAGAGGACAGTAATCATTCTAGTGTATGTGGATGACATGCTAGTCACTGGTTATAACTTGAAGGTGATTGAAGAGACTAAAACTTCACTACAACAAGTGTTTAAAATGAAGGATCTAAAAGAGTTGAAGTACTTTCTGGGAATTGAATTTGCTAGGTCCAAAGCAGGAATACTTATGCATCAAAGGAAATACTCTCTTGAGCTGATCTCAGAACTTGGGTTATCTGCAGCTAAACCAACCTATACTCCCATTGATATCAACATAAAACTGACCACAAAAGCGCATGATGAGTATCTTAATAAGATCAGTGACAAGAAAACTGTAGAAGATCCTCTATTGACTGATATAAGTCCATATCAAAGACTTATAAGTAAAATCTTGTATTTGACTGTTACAAGGCCTAACATTTCATTTAGTGTGCAAACACTAAGCCAGTACCTACAGCAACCTAAAAAATCACACATGGAAGCAGCTTTGAGAGTAGTTAGATACATTAAATCTCAACCAGGTCAAGGACTATTAATCTCAAGTAAGCCTATTGACAAGGTAACAACATATTGTGATGTTTATTGGGCTGCCTGTGTCCATTCAAGAAGATCTGTGTCTGGCTTTCTAATCAAACTAGGTGATTCTTTGGTATCTTGGAAATCAAAGAAACAAACTTTCATTTCTAGAAGCTCAGCAGAAGCAGAATATAGAAGTATGGCATAACCAGTGTCTGAACTCATTTGGTTGCTTGGATTACTTAAAGAATTGGAAGTAAAGATCACAATGCCAGTTGACATCTTTAGTGACAGTAAATCAGCAATTCAAATAGCTGCTAATCCAGTATACCATGAGAGAACTAAACACATTGAGATAGATTGTCATTTTATAAGGGAAAAAATTCAGCAAGGCACAGTTCAACCTCAATACATTGCTACTAATGATCAACCAGCAGACATACTTACAAAAGGACTAACAAAGGTTCAACATTAGTTTCTTAACTCCAAGTTAGGTGTCCTTGATATATTTATGCCACCTAACTTGAGGGAGAGTGTTGAAGAAAATAATACACaaagcaattaagagtagaagaGTCTTTTCCAACTCTTTCACATAGTTAGTTAAAGCTGTTGAGAGCAGTTAGTTATTCTAGCTGTTTTCCGGAAATGAACTCATCGTAAAGATTAGGTGGTTAAGATCTTACTTAGTGTATTGTATATATAGTTGCTCACACATTGTATTATACAGATCATTGATTCAAAATCATATTGAATACAATTCATTACACAGTTCTTATcttctcttcctcttcttcttatTATTGTTGAGCTCAGTTATGGAGTTCTAAATAATTACAGTAATCATATGATTTTTCATATTCACATGATTGTTGCCATGACTACGTGTGGCTAGTTTTCTTAATTCTAGCGGCTATGGTGGTACATGAATGTTGACgtttgaaatttgaatttgaaGATTGTTGATGTTATCATCTTAGTTTGTTTGTTTAATCCTGAGCTTAACTATTTTGCTGCCTAGCTAGCTAATAGCGAAATACTATCCACAAAGCTTGAATTGAACTCAAAAGTTGAAATTCATAATTGTAATAAGATTAAATAGACCAAGTTCTCACCAGAGAACAAATTCACTCTTAGGATAGATAAATACCTAATTTCCTTGCTTTAATGTACAAAATTTATTACTGTTTCTCGTTAATTATAATTCCATTAATATTCTTACTCATTGATTTCAACTCAAGAGTAGGGTATTTTGGCTTTGAAGACCAAATGAAGTATCCGCATACTTGAGTGTTTTTTCCACCGACTGAAAAATATCCGCTTAATCATGCGGGAAAATATCCCCTGAGTCACCTTATCATGATTAACTTAAAACCCATCATATTCCATTTAATGAGTGTCACTTATCCTCTTCTACTTTTTGGTATTATTTGTCCTTAGGTTAAGATGTTTTATAATAACATGTAAATGTTTAAATCAGAGAATGTGATGGATTGGCGTGATCTCTCCACCTTTAATTAGATATTTTATATATGAGTTAGAAAACCTAGTAATTATAGGGACGGTGCTTCCACTTTAAATAAATTTTACACGATGAAATATAAACTAATTGAGTCAAAAAATTCTTAATATCAGACATGTAAACGTCAAATATCAtgttatatatcatatatattcttTTTACATATTACTCTCTCAGGATCAAAAAGAGTATTTATTTAGCCTTTtttcttgaataaaaaaaaatgtccacttatcaaatcaagaaaaaattaaccttattttttcagatttatcctcattaagtgttatgtgatcaaatctcaatatttatttaattagaaaaaattaagtcaaattacctattttcttctaagagttagtattttcttaggGGTATACAAACAGCTAAGTGAACGCTATCTGAATTTTCACCTTATTGGTAAGGATTTAAATCTTCATGTTGTAATCTCTTCTTATTTTCCCTTCCACTACCccatgtaattaaaaaaaaaagtgaacagaTCCGAAGGGAGTAATATGTACCCCCACAGTATGAAACACAAGTATACGTAATCTAATAACGAAGGTGCTATTAATTGTGATGACAATTCAGCCGTTTTGGACACACTTGTTTGAACTTTGAAAGGCACAAAGAAAAAGAGATCTTCATTGAATGTACTGAGAGGGGCCCATAAGTATGCGAATCTTAAGTGACGTGTTCAAACTTCCTGGGTTTTCAGACCGACCCGACAAGACCCGATCCAGCTCTCCTCTTATCTTCTCCCATTCCTTCAAAGCCAACTCTATAAATAAGTGCTAAAGGGAACCTTACTTAGGCTTGAAACCAACCAAGGCCTCTTCAAAAGCCCTTTTCCTCCCTCATTAGTCTCTTCCAAATTATCAGTAAAGCAAAAGAAACAATTTGGACCCATCTCTCATCGTAACTTCTCTATTGATAATATCTTCAACAGTagcaaaatagaaaaaagaagaagtatGGTTGGTCCATCCATTAATTCCCATAATTTTCCTCTTAAATTCCTTTGTAGCTATGGTGGGAAGATTATCCCCCGTCAAACCGATGGCAAACTCCGTTATTATGGTGGCGAAACCCGTGTCCTCTCCGTCGATCGTTGCATTTCTTTTGCAGGTTGTTATTTATTTCACGTCTGATATTTATCTTGTCTATAAGTTACACTCCATCTATTTGATTTTTTATGTTACTCTTTATTTATAGTGTGATTTGACAAAAAcgacatttttttatttttacttttaatgacatatttaagataagacgttttttttttttttgatatatgCTATAAAAAGAATTTCTTAAACGCTTTACACAATTAGATATTCCCATATAAAATGAAACTGAAGGAGTATCTTTTTGTTTGCCCTTTTCCcaatttttcttgataatttgattattttattttatcttgaatgaatattgatatgttttttttttcttttgcagagCTATTAGTGAAGCTAGGGGAGATGTCTGGATCAACAGTGAGTTTAAGGTGTCAATTACCAAGTGAAGATCTAGATGCTCTTGTGTCTGTTACATCTGATGAAGATTTGGCTCATCTCATTGAAGAATATGATCATGCTTCAACACCATCATCGTCCCTCAAGATCAGGGCTTTTTTATTACCACCCAAATCCACAAAAAAAGTTGTATCTCCTCCACCTTCTATTACTTCTACCTCATCCACCACTACCACTATTAGCAACCCTGATGCCACATCACCGAGTTCATTTTGTTCCACAGTTGCTAACCCTCCTAGTACTGTCACCTCGTCGAGGCATCATGATTGTCCAAGACCGTATAAGAAAATGATGTCCAATTCTTTCGATCAGTTTGAAACACTTAACGGGCGCATTCGTCGTACTTTGTCAAGTCCCCCAGTGATTTTTCCTATTTGTCATGAGAAAGTCGCCGTGAAGATTccaaaatatgcttatcataatcaTGGGAACAATAGTGGACATATTTATTTGATTCACCACGGCAACCACTGGCAATAACAGCAGCTATTTTCCATGGACAAGGGATGAATAAATCGGACTTCTTGGAACATACTATATACATTtttataaagaaaaagaaaaaaaagaggatGATATATATACTTTTGATGTAAGAAGTGAGAATGGAGTGTATGTCAATAACAAGATTGGTATTTTTTGTGTCAATTCGTTCTTGGCAAATTTATGCATAGCAATTATATATAAGGGAGACCAAATTTTTGATGATTGATCACCCCTGTTTTTTTTTACCTCACCTTTTTATGTGAGGCGTGCCACGTTTGATCTCTTTTATTATCTTCTTGGCATTTTCCATTGCCAAATCCTAAAAATGAGTCATGTATCATGTTTAATGCTCTCTATATTTCCTATCCTTTTCTGTACTTGTCTTACACATGCTGGTACTATTTATTCCCCGTATCATCCCCTATTTGTAGTCATATTTTACCTCTTTACTATTTTGTCCGTTCATTTTCTCTTTGTTGATATATTGTACCATGATATACAATTATATCACGTCTCTTCCTTTGATTTCTTTGGCTAAGTTTCTATCTTGATTTTGTGTATTGCAGGTATTGGATGAAAATCAATTGAAACTCTCTCTCTATCATTCGGACAGGAAACACTAGTAATCTCAAGATGGAAATCAAAAGACGAACATAGGTGATTATCATGTGTCTCCGAGTTCATTTTTCAAATTAAAGTCGAAAGAAATCTTTTTTATATGTTAAAATAGATAgtgatcttttcatttttctcatttttcatcCGGTATTTGATAACCTTTTGGAGCTCATTAATCCAAATTCGCTCTAGGTTCGAAGTCCTATTCCAGGGTAAACCATTATTTATTAAAGACGAGTTCATACTTAGGATTAAAGTCTCTGGTTAAGAATATAGAAGTACTTACCGCTCTGTCACAATCtttattgatcaaacaaatcttcGTTATATATGCAAAAAATAATAACTCCATATGCTCCTCCTAAATCATTGCCATAAAAGGTAGTAGAGTTTTTTCAACTTCTATAAATTGCTTGTGTAAAAATAACTCGTAATACTTGTGAAATTTAAATTATATGGCTCGTAAATCATTGCCATAAAAGTGCAGACTTAACATGATAAATAAATTGATAATGACGCACAGTTTAAAACAACATTTGCCAATAGTATACGATAGTTGGATTTTGGATATGTAAACATTGATTTTCTAAAGTCCTTGTATCATTGTATGCATCTCTTATCATCTTTTAACATACGTTGCAACTTGTGCTTCATTTGATGTGACTTTATTTGCCAGAACTTATATTAGAAGTGTTTTTTCTTATCTACTGGATGCCATCCTTCACAAGAGATAAGAAATTAAGCATATTTATTACTCTCAAGAATCTTTCTTCTAATTAGAAGAACCTTTGAAGGAACCATGATATTTAGCCAGCTGaatatgtagaaactatacaatcttgacttgttccattcattcaccaagagagaatatatataggatacaatcttgaaccctagtgaaacaaggaaactaagatcctagtgaaacaaggaaactaactaatatatggtaattagtgaaacaaggaaactaactaatatatggtaattagtgaaacaaggaaactaactaatatatggtaattatctccctacaaatatgctaccaaataatatcaaataatacaaagatattataccgcaatacccccctcaagttggagcatgggaataaaaaatgcccaacttggaaagcaagaagtcaaactaagttttgccgagagctttagtaaaaatgtctgccaattgtgaagatgttgaaacgtgtgacggagaaatcaaaccttcattaattgcatcacgaacaaagtgacaatctatctcaatgtgctttgttcgttcatggaaaaccggattttttgcaatgtgcaaagcggactgactatcacaaaacaatttgatcgccttgggaagttgtatacctaaactcaacaacagacctctcagccacttcaactcacaagtgaccgcagcCATGGAACTATATTCAGTctctgcagaagatctagaaactATGTGCTGCTTttttgtcttccaagagatgggagattgacctagaaatactagccaacctgtcaacgaacgacgagtaagcggacaagccgcccaatcagaatcacaccatccctgcaaagtcaactcactgtcggcacgtaacaaaataccctgtcctggtgtgcctttcaaataacagaccactcgtaaggccgcttcccaatgttcaatccggggttcttgcatgaattgagacaaaatatgaacagaatatgccaagtccggtcgagtgacccccaaataaatcaaacgcccgactaatctacggtagacctccggatccgacaacaaatctccatttgcaaggccaagtttatgattttgctcaatagggaacccacttggctttgcacctaacaatcctgcttcagagataatatcaagagtatacttgcgttgacacaaaaacaaccctgatgaactacgagctacctcaatacccaaaaaatatttgagacacccaaggtctttcattttaaaacaatcactcaaataggctttgaaagttgcaagtgcagcggaatcattcccagaaataataagatcatcaacataaaccaagatattaatctgaatattccctctagtaaatgtaaaaagagaataatcagaataagattgaaggaaaccgtaccctttcaaagcagtcaccaattttgcaaactaacatctaggggcctgtttcaacccatacagcgatttgcgcaaacgacacaccaacgtaggatctggactttcaaacccggaagagagcttcatatacacctcctcatcaaggtcaccatgtaaaaaggcattatgaacatccatttggtgaagttcccaatttttggatgctgcaatagctaggaaggctcgaacagtagtcatcttggcgaccggagcaaaagtttcattgtagtcaatccccgcttgttgatgatttcccaacacaaccaagcgcgatttgagccgttccacatctccatttgacaaaaacttggtcttgtacacccattgattaccaagtgctttcttacccggaggaagatgttccaaagtccatgtaccattgtcttccaatgcacgtatctcttctttcgttgaatgtctccaaccttcgtgtttcatggcttctttgaaggtcttaggatccttacccgaaataatagctgcaagaaacttacgataatttacagaaaattgtcacaattaatatagtgtgccaaaggatagagagtacctgaggattgattgttaacaggAGTTATAGGAGAcggactattagcaaaaactgagtgtgtcacataatcacgaagcacaacagaaggaaatttctcccgaaaaccacgccccaagccaccttTCACATTCGTGGCTGGGGTATGGTGTtgttgcccccccc
Encoded proteins:
- the LOC132641140 gene encoding uncharacterized protein LOC132641140 yields the protein MVGPSINSHNFPLKFLCSYGGKIIPRQTDGKLRYYGGETRVLSVDRCISFAELLVKLGEMSGSTVSLRCQLPSEDLDALVSVTSDEDLAHLIEEYDHASTPSSSLKIRAFLLPPKSTKKVVSPPPSITSTSSTTTTISNPDATSPSSFCSTVANPPSTVTSSRHHDCPRPYKKMMSNSFDQFETLNGRIRRTLSSPPVIFPICHEKVAVKIPKYAYHNHGNNSGHIYLIHHGNHWQ